The following are from one region of the Paenibacillus protaetiae genome:
- a CDS encoding YpuI family protein, translating to MPANVKALSENTQAKLKEAISVLEPFLNSHTVGLLAGEDNSEDTTLFYKGLLSDLRHLLVFTEVSVEKLGVLLRRPNFDVDFAERALYEVYHQCVNSYFYPKNECYSEDGRYAYTGQDAIRFRRKPVRDARDIVLSLSKVYEELRDELSYYESDYLTQRRMQGQK from the coding sequence ATGCCTGCGAATGTCAAAGCGTTAAGCGAAAATACTCAAGCTAAGCTTAAAGAAGCGATTTCTGTATTGGAGCCGTTTTTGAACTCCCATACGGTAGGTCTGTTGGCTGGCGAGGACAACAGCGAAGATACCACCTTGTTTTATAAAGGCTTATTGTCCGATCTAAGACATCTGCTGGTGTTTACGGAAGTATCCGTTGAGAAGCTCGGCGTTCTGCTTCGCCGCCCTAACTTCGATGTGGATTTCGCTGAACGCGCTTTGTACGAAGTGTACCACCAATGCGTGAATTCTTATTTTTATCCTAAAAATGAATGTTACTCGGAAGACGGCCGTTATGCATATACTGGCCAGGATGCCATCCGGTTCCGCCGGAAGCCGGTCCGTGATGCCCGTGACATCGTTCTTTCGTTATCCAAAGTATACGAAGAACTTCGTGACGAGCTGTCTTATTACGAAAGCGATTATTTGACGCAGCGACGGATGCAAGGCCAAAAATAA
- a CDS encoding S8 family peptidase produces the protein MRKKWVGIFAALAVAAMLIPAIPFFLPKGTPPSPAPAPAVPRAASLSGHQEKMRKLADVNQDMKATAFLCVTECSKDFKNLLNTSAATDQAKQLKLKSLMDGHHHMQQLTWIAGERKLSKGSLPDTSNGLAQTYAAEGAKRVKAGQKYESPAFTDNKGSRYIVLGVPKENHKGVGIVGVIRQDIVTQVERHQKRNLRLVPYPAEGRYRVESVKPNSMEDTTVKTGEDNGNASHYHTREVVVHFKTDPSNSEMDKIQKHIHAVSVNHIGDVYIFRSSDVDAEDMMNYFRKTWKTEYVEPHYLYMTNAAAADSFTPNDPLYSQYQWNLPSIEAEKGWKSTKGSDRVIVAVIDTGVQADHPDLQGKLLKGTNFVNPDAAPDDDVGHGTHVSGIIGADVNNGEGVAGLSWYNKILPVKVLDSTGAGSTYSVAQGIIWATDHGAKVINMSLGNYAEADFLHDAIKYAYERDVVLIAASGNDNTDRPGYPAAYPEVFAVAATDAHHQKASFSNYGNYIDVAAPGDSIASTYPGGQYAALSGTSMASPHVAALAGLIRSLNPALTNEQVMDVMRQSAVDIGNDGKDDYYGYGEIDVAKALKLASDYTTTLLDYPSEVKRRLEAIKQQYDGETL, from the coding sequence ATGCGTAAAAAATGGGTCGGTATTTTCGCCGCTCTTGCTGTAGCCGCAATGCTTATTCCGGCTATTCCGTTTTTTTTGCCCAAAGGCACTCCCCCTTCGCCTGCTCCCGCTCCTGCTGTGCCAAGAGCAGCGAGCTTAAGCGGCCATCAGGAGAAGATGCGCAAACTTGCTGATGTAAATCAGGATATGAAAGCGACCGCTTTTCTTTGCGTAACGGAATGCTCCAAAGATTTCAAAAACTTGCTTAACACTTCGGCGGCAACCGATCAAGCGAAGCAGCTTAAGCTGAAATCGCTGATGGATGGACATCATCATATGCAACAGCTGACATGGATCGCCGGTGAGCGCAAATTGTCCAAGGGCTCGCTGCCGGACACCAGCAACGGATTGGCTCAAACCTATGCTGCTGAAGGCGCGAAACGTGTAAAAGCAGGGCAAAAGTATGAATCGCCGGCTTTTACGGATAACAAAGGCAGCCGTTATATCGTCTTGGGCGTACCGAAAGAAAACCATAAAGGAGTTGGCATCGTAGGGGTCATCCGCCAAGATATCGTCACGCAGGTGGAACGCCATCAGAAAAGGAATTTAAGGCTTGTGCCGTATCCGGCTGAAGGCCGCTACCGCGTTGAGTCGGTTAAGCCAAACTCCATGGAGGACACCACGGTCAAAACCGGCGAAGATAATGGAAACGCAAGCCATTACCATACGCGTGAAGTCGTTGTTCATTTTAAAACCGACCCTTCGAACAGCGAGATGGATAAAATCCAGAAGCATATCCATGCCGTATCGGTGAACCATATCGGGGATGTATATATATTCCGGTCCTCCGATGTAGATGCTGAAGATATGATGAACTATTTCCGCAAAACATGGAAAACCGAATATGTAGAACCTCATTACCTGTATATGACAAATGCGGCAGCAGCGGACAGCTTTACGCCAAACGATCCGCTTTATTCGCAATATCAGTGGAATTTACCGTCCATTGAAGCGGAAAAAGGGTGGAAATCAACGAAAGGCAGCGATCGGGTCATTGTGGCCGTCATTGATACCGGCGTACAAGCGGATCATCCCGATTTGCAGGGCAAACTGCTGAAAGGAACAAACTTTGTTAATCCGGATGCCGCTCCAGACGATGATGTCGGCCATGGGACGCATGTCTCCGGTATTATTGGAGCTGATGTCAATAATGGCGAAGGGGTTGCCGGCTTATCCTGGTATAACAAAATATTGCCGGTGAAAGTGCTTGACAGCACCGGAGCGGGTTCCACCTATTCGGTGGCGCAAGGCATCATTTGGGCGACCGACCATGGCGCCAAAGTGATCAATATGAGCCTCGGCAACTATGCGGAAGCCGACTTTTTGCATGATGCGATCAAATATGCATACGAACGCGACGTTGTGCTTATAGCAGCGAGCGGCAACGACAATACGGACAGGCCGGGTTATCCGGCGGCTTACCCGGAAGTGTTTGCCGTAGCGGCAACTGACGCCCATCATCAAAAAGCGTCTTTCTCCAATTACGGCAACTATATCGACGTCGCCGCACCGGGCGACAGCATTGCCAGTACGTATCCAGGCGGGCAATATGCCGCATTATCGGGTACGTCGATGGCCAGTCCGCATGTGGCTGCCCTTGCAGGGCTGATCCGTTCCCTCAATCCGGCTCTTACCAATGAGCAAGTTATGGACGTTATGCGCCAATCAGCCGTCGACATCGGCAACGACGGGAAAGACGATTATTACGGCTACGGTGAAATCGACGTCGCCAAAGCGCTTAAACTTGCTTCCGACTACACCACGACACTGCTTGATTATCCCAGCGAAGTGAAACGGCGCCTGGAAGCGATCAAACAGCAGTATGACGGAGAAACCTTATAA
- a CDS encoding Nif3-like dinuclear metal center hexameric protein, producing the protein MFANGQTVIQLIEQLAPKHYAVENDKIGLQLGTLNKEVKKVLVALDVTEAVADEAIAAGADLIIAHHAIIYRPLAKLDTSTPAGRLYEKLIKHDIAVYIAHTNLDTADGGMNDWMADLVGIVPDKRDSLEEVHTDKLYKLAVFVPKSHHEAVLQALFQAGAGHIGDYSHCSFNTEGTGTFLPGDHTNPFIGKQGQLERAAEIRIETIVPHSIHRKVIQAMLKAHPYEEVAYDLYAMDLKGRSFGLGRVGKLAEPITLEKLCERVKQAFDVPALRVVGDPQRVIKKAAVLGGSGARYVRHAMFAGADVLITGDIDYHTAVDAVEAGFTIIDPGHNAEKIMKAKVAGWLNEQLAARKYETEASASAVHTEPFRFV; encoded by the coding sequence ATGTTTGCAAACGGACAAACCGTCATTCAGCTGATCGAACAGCTGGCGCCAAAACATTATGCTGTGGAAAATGATAAAATCGGCCTCCAGCTCGGTACGTTAAATAAAGAAGTGAAAAAAGTTCTCGTCGCCCTGGATGTAACGGAAGCGGTTGCTGATGAAGCGATTGCCGCAGGAGCGGATTTGATTATTGCCCACCATGCGATTATTTACCGGCCGCTTGCCAAGCTGGATACATCGACGCCGGCAGGCCGGCTGTACGAGAAGCTGATCAAGCATGATATAGCCGTCTATATCGCCCATACGAATTTGGATACGGCTGACGGAGGCATGAACGACTGGATGGCCGACCTGGTAGGGATTGTGCCGGATAAACGCGACTCTCTCGAAGAGGTGCATACGGATAAGCTGTATAAGCTGGCCGTATTTGTGCCCAAGTCGCATCATGAAGCAGTGCTGCAAGCCTTGTTCCAGGCTGGCGCCGGGCATATCGGAGACTACAGCCATTGCAGCTTTAATACGGAAGGCACGGGCACATTTTTACCCGGGGACCATACGAATCCGTTTATCGGCAAGCAAGGCCAGCTGGAACGGGCGGCGGAAATACGAATTGAAACGATTGTTCCGCACAGCATTCACCGCAAAGTCATCCAAGCGATGCTGAAAGCCCATCCTTATGAAGAAGTGGCTTATGACTTGTATGCGATGGATTTGAAGGGACGTTCGTTTGGGCTTGGCCGCGTCGGAAAGCTTGCCGAACCAATTACGCTGGAGAAGTTGTGTGAACGAGTGAAGCAGGCGTTTGATGTGCCTGCATTGCGTGTGGTAGGCGACCCGCAGCGTGTCATCAAAAAAGCGGCGGTGCTTGGCGGATCGGGGGCGCGATATGTGCGCCACGCCATGTTTGCCGGCGCGGATGTGCTGATCACCGGCGATATCGACTATCATACGGCGGTAGACGCAGTCGAAGCGGGTTTCACGATCATTGATCCCGGCCATAATGCGGAGAAAATAATGAAAGCCAAAGTAGCCGGCTGGCTGAATGAGCAGCTGGCCGCACGAAAATATGAAACGGAAGCGTCTGCTTCCGCTGTTCATACGGAGCCTTTCCGATTTGTGTAA